The Streptomyces luteogriseus genome includes a window with the following:
- a CDS encoding alpha/beta fold hydrolase encodes MSSTELPFVPPANVLPKVGTVRVAEGERLRSVELPGVTLTVRSRPPAREELPPALYVHGLGGSSQNWSALMALLDGDVDGEALDLPGFGDSPPPDDGNYSVTGHARAVIRYLDASGRGPVHLFGNSLGGAITTRVAAVRPDLVRTLTLVSPALPEIRVQRSAVPTGLLAVPGVALLFTRLTREWTAEQRVRGVMALCYGDPGRVTPEGFRNAVQEMERRLRLPYFWDAMARSARGIVNAYTLGGQQGLWRQAERVLAPTLLVYGGRDQLVGFRMAQRAARVFRDSRLVTLPDAGHVAMMEYPETVAMAFRELLQDAGELGAQRARRADRAEAGGDAVDRERTDESMGG; translated from the coding sequence ATGTCTTCGACCGAGCTGCCGTTCGTGCCGCCCGCCAATGTGTTGCCGAAGGTGGGGACCGTCCGGGTCGCGGAGGGCGAGCGCCTGCGGTCGGTCGAGCTGCCCGGGGTCACCCTGACGGTCCGGTCGAGACCACCCGCGCGCGAGGAACTGCCACCCGCGCTGTACGTGCACGGGCTCGGCGGTTCCTCGCAGAACTGGTCGGCGCTGATGGCGCTGCTCGACGGTGACGTCGACGGCGAGGCCCTCGACCTGCCGGGCTTCGGCGACTCCCCGCCACCGGACGACGGCAACTACTCCGTCACGGGGCACGCGCGCGCGGTCATCCGGTACCTCGACGCCTCAGGCCGCGGTCCCGTGCACCTGTTCGGGAACTCGCTCGGCGGGGCCATCACCACCCGTGTCGCCGCGGTTCGGCCCGATTTGGTCCGTACGCTCACGCTTGTGTCGCCCGCTCTGCCGGAAATCCGAGTGCAGCGCTCCGCCGTGCCCACGGGGCTGCTGGCGGTGCCGGGTGTCGCCCTGCTCTTCACGCGGCTCACCCGGGAGTGGACGGCGGAGCAGCGCGTCCGCGGCGTGATGGCGCTGTGTTACGGGGATCCCGGGCGGGTGACGCCGGAGGGGTTCCGCAACGCCGTGCAGGAGATGGAGCGGCGGCTGCGGCTGCCGTACTTCTGGGACGCGATGGCGCGCTCCGCGCGCGGCATCGTCAACGCCTACACACTGGGCGGACAGCAGGGGCTGTGGCGCCAGGCCGAACGAGTTCTCGCGCCCACCCTCCTCGTCTACGGCGGCCGTGACCAGCTCGTCGGCTTCCGCATGGCACAGAGGGCGGCCCGGGTCTTCCGTGACTCCCGGCTGGTGACGTTGCCCGATGCGGGCCATGTGGCGATGATGGAGTATCCGGAGACCGTGGCCATGGCGTTTCGTGAACTCCTCCAGGATGCGGGAGAGTTGGGCGCGCAGCGAGCGAGGCGGGCCGACCGGGCGGAAGCCGGGGGCGACGCCGTCGACAGAGAACGCACCGACGAGAGCATGGGGGGCTGA
- a CDS encoding DUF3152 domain-containing protein, with translation MGRHSRRGPVAKGDSADTTAVRDGRAGAAQGQKPGQGQAPDAGRGARTAPPGAPQSGGPAPGQRRMPGPRPAPTDGTRPHGTPPQGMPRLPDGWHPDGTPAQGLPRLPDGTPVRGVPRLADGTPARGVPRMPDGTPAHGVPRMPDGTPARGVPRMADGTPARGVPRPTDGARGLPRLPDGTPAQGVPRLPDGTPAHGTPQVPGGAPPRGGPRLSDGPPAHGFPQARGGHPEQREAGGGWGELRGSGGGPAGAGVPIPRQRRASVPGPRQDYLDAFHEEDDVFAPRTPASAHAADAHASVADWTVGTPADSGSGHDDAGPTGTPAPGRGGKGRAFTGIAAAAVTTVLAVIVAGQVADDPGGAGVQSQSATDQARDLRDGTSRADGRAPAPEAAPLTYDEKMGRTYPLGAELKGSGKFDAVPGIAEAPGAGQKFTYRVDVEQGLGLDGALFAEAVQKTLNDQRSWAHNGARTFERVYSGKPDFVITLASPGTTADWCAKSGLDTTEDNVSCDSAATERVMINAYRWAQGSETYGDSKIHAYRQMLINHEVGHRLGYGHVTCDKDGDLAPVMQQQTKFLDHDGVRCRANAWPYPGN, from the coding sequence GTGGGACGCCACAGCCGCCGCGGACCGGTCGCCAAGGGTGACAGCGCGGACACCACAGCAGTACGGGACGGCCGGGCCGGGGCCGCGCAGGGGCAGAAGCCGGGCCAGGGTCAGGCGCCGGACGCCGGCCGGGGAGCCCGGACCGCACCACCCGGTGCCCCGCAGAGCGGCGGGCCGGCGCCGGGCCAGCGGCGGATGCCGGGGCCGCGGCCCGCACCGACGGACGGCACGCGCCCGCACGGCACGCCGCCGCAGGGCATGCCGCGTCTGCCCGATGGCTGGCACCCGGACGGCACACCGGCCCAGGGCCTCCCGCGCCTGCCCGACGGCACGCCGGTGCGGGGAGTGCCCCGCCTCGCCGACGGCACCCCGGCACGAGGCGTTCCGCGCATGCCGGACGGGACTCCGGCGCACGGTGTGCCGAGGATGCCTGACGGAACTCCGGCACGGGGCGTCCCCCGGATGGCCGACGGGACTCCGGCGCGAGGCGTTCCCAGGCCCACTGATGGGGCGCGCGGTCTACCGCGTCTGCCCGACGGGACTCCCGCGCAGGGCGTTCCCCGGCTGCCGGACGGCACCCCTGCGCACGGGACGCCCCAGGTGCCCGGCGGCGCACCGCCGCGCGGTGGACCCCGGCTGTCCGACGGGCCCCCCGCGCACGGCTTCCCACAGGCGCGTGGCGGGCATCCCGAGCAGCGGGAAGCCGGCGGTGGCTGGGGTGAGTTGAGGGGGAGTGGCGGGGGGCCCGCCGGCGCCGGTGTTCCCATACCGCGGCAGCGCCGGGCCTCCGTGCCCGGGCCGCGGCAGGACTACCTCGACGCCTTCCACGAGGAGGACGACGTCTTCGCGCCCCGTACGCCCGCCTCCGCGCACGCCGCGGACGCGCACGCCTCCGTCGCGGACTGGACCGTCGGCACCCCGGCCGACTCCGGGTCCGGCCACGACGACGCGGGGCCCACCGGCACGCCCGCACCGGGCAGGGGCGGCAAGGGCCGCGCCTTCACCGGCATCGCGGCCGCGGCCGTCACCACCGTGCTGGCCGTCATCGTCGCCGGCCAGGTCGCCGACGACCCCGGCGGCGCCGGGGTGCAGTCGCAGTCCGCCACCGACCAGGCCCGTGACCTCCGGGACGGTACGTCCCGCGCGGACGGCCGGGCACCCGCCCCCGAGGCCGCACCGCTGACGTACGACGAGAAGATGGGCCGGACGTACCCGCTCGGCGCCGAACTCAAGGGATCCGGGAAGTTCGACGCCGTTCCCGGCATCGCCGAGGCGCCGGGCGCCGGGCAGAAGTTCACCTACCGCGTGGACGTGGAGCAGGGACTCGGACTGGACGGCGCGCTGTTCGCCGAGGCCGTGCAGAAGACGCTCAACGACCAGCGCAGCTGGGCCCACAACGGCGCGCGCACCTTCGAACGCGTCTACTCGGGCAAGCCCGACTTCGTGATCACTCTCGCCAGCCCCGGCACGACCGCCGACTGGTGTGCCAAGTCGGGTCTGGACACCACCGAGGACAACGTCTCCTGCGACTCGGCCGCGACCGAGCGCGTGATGATCAACGCCTACCGGTGGGCGCAGGGCTCGGAGACCTACGGCGACAGCAAGATCCACGCCTACCGGCAGATGCTGATCAACCACGAGGTCGGCCACCGCCTCGGCTACGGCCACGTCACCTGCGACAAGGACGGCGACCTCGCGCCGGTCATGCAGCAGCAGACCAAGTTCCTCGACCACGACGGCGTCCGCTGCCGCGCCAACGCCTGGCCCTATCCCGGGAATTGA
- a CDS encoding NYN domain-containing protein, producing the protein MNDDLAALHTRIDRTNELLQRMLAEVAKTPSTHAIFVDAGYLYAAAGRLVAGTEDRRAFDLDAEGLIDALIDRARTIFADSRLLRVYWYDGARRRIHTAEQQTIAELPDVKVRLGNLNANNQQKGVDSLIRSDLESLARHRAISDAALLGGDEDLVSAVEAAQGYGARVHLWGIEAPEGRNQAEPLLWEVDSQRTLDLDFFKPYVSRRTAPAYETAANRPTRENVRFVGAQIAAKWLAARGRDTLVELLPGHPYLPGSVDQDLLVEAEGLLQYSLRGQADLRRALRDGFWEHLRTQY; encoded by the coding sequence ATGAACGACGACCTGGCGGCCCTCCACACCCGCATCGACCGCACCAACGAGCTGCTCCAGCGCATGCTCGCCGAGGTGGCGAAGACGCCCTCGACCCATGCGATCTTCGTCGATGCCGGGTATCTGTACGCGGCCGCGGGACGCCTCGTCGCCGGCACGGAGGACCGCCGCGCCTTCGATCTGGACGCCGAGGGCCTGATCGACGCGCTCATCGACAGGGCCCGCACGATCTTCGCGGACAGTCGGCTGCTGCGCGTCTACTGGTACGACGGTGCCCGGCGCCGCATCCACACGGCCGAGCAGCAGACCATCGCGGAACTTCCGGACGTCAAGGTGCGCCTCGGCAACCTCAACGCCAACAACCAGCAGAAGGGCGTCGACTCACTCATCCGCTCCGACCTGGAGTCCCTCGCCCGGCACCGCGCCATCAGCGACGCGGCCCTGCTCGGCGGCGACGAGGACCTGGTCTCGGCGGTGGAGGCGGCCCAGGGCTACGGCGCCCGGGTCCACCTCTGGGGCATCGAGGCGCCGGAGGGCCGCAACCAGGCCGAACCCCTGCTGTGGGAGGTCGACAGCCAGCGCACCTTGGACCTCGACTTCTTCAAGCCGTACGTCTCCCGCCGCACCGCCCCCGCCTACGAGACGGCCGCGAACCGGCCCACCCGCGAGAACGTGCGGTTCGTGGGCGCGCAGATCGCGGCGAAGTGGCTGGCGGCACGCGGCCGGGACACGCTGGTGGAGCTGCTGCCCGGGCACCCCTACCTGCCCGGGTCGGTGGACCAGGACCTGCTCGTGGAGGCGGAGGGCCTCCTGCAGTACTCGCTGCGCGGTCAGGCGGATCTCAGACGGGCGCTGCGCGACGGCTTCTGGGAGCATCTGCGGACGCAGTACTAG
- a CDS encoding ferritin-like fold-containing protein, translating into MTSSDKPENASDTAAAEPTSVAARDWATASADPQYRAAVVDLLGALAYGELAAFERLAEDAKLAPTLADKAELAKMASAEFHHFERLRDRLAEIGEEPTRAMEPFVAAYDGFHKQTAPSDWLEGLVKAYVGDSIASDFYREVAARLDSDSRGLVLAVLDDTGHGGFAVEKVRAAIDADPRVGGRLALWARRLMGEALSQSQRVVADRDALSTMLVGGVADGFDLAEVGKMFSRITEAHTKRMAALGLAA; encoded by the coding sequence ATGACGAGCTCTGACAAGCCTGAGAACGCCTCGGACACCGCCGCCGCCGAACCCACCTCAGTCGCCGCCCGGGACTGGGCGACGGCCTCAGCCGACCCGCAGTACCGCGCCGCGGTCGTGGACCTGCTCGGTGCCCTCGCGTACGGGGAGCTGGCGGCGTTCGAGCGGCTCGCGGAGGACGCCAAGCTGGCGCCGACGCTGGCGGACAAGGCGGAGCTGGCGAAGATGGCGTCGGCGGAGTTCCACCACTTCGAGAGGCTGCGCGACCGGCTCGCCGAGATCGGGGAGGAGCCGACGCGGGCGATGGAGCCGTTCGTCGCCGCGTACGACGGGTTCCACAAGCAGACGGCCCCCTCGGACTGGCTGGAGGGACTCGTCAAGGCCTACGTCGGCGACTCCATCGCCAGCGACTTCTACCGCGAGGTCGCCGCCCGGCTGGACTCCGACTCCCGCGGCCTGGTGCTGGCCGTGCTCGACGACACGGGGCACGGCGGCTTCGCCGTGGAGAAGGTACGGGCGGCGATCGACGCCGATCCGCGTGTCGGCGGGCGGCTCGCGCTGTGGGCACGGCGGCTGATGGGCGAGGCACTGTCGCAGTCCCAGCGGGTGGTCGCCGACCGGGACGCGCTGTCGACCATGCTGGTGGGCGGTGTCGCGGACGGCTTCGACCTCGCCGAGGTCGGCAAGATGTTCTCGCGGATCACCGAGGCCCACACCAAGCGAATGGCGGCACTGGGACTGGCCGCCTAG
- a CDS encoding DUF3107 domain-containing protein, with protein MEVKIGVQHAPREIVLESGQTAEEVERVVAEALAGKSQLLSLVDEHGRKLLVPADRLAYVEIGESAPRKVGFGAL; from the coding sequence GTGGAGGTCAAGATCGGCGTGCAGCACGCGCCCCGCGAGATCGTTCTGGAGAGCGGTCAGACTGCCGAGGAGGTCGAGCGCGTGGTCGCCGAGGCACTGGCAGGGAAGTCGCAGCTGCTGAGCCTCGTGGACGAGCACGGCCGCAAGCTCCTCGTCCCGGCCGACCGTCTCGCGTACGTCGAGATCGGTGAGTCGGCCCCGCGCAAGGTGGGCTTCGGCGCGCTGTAG
- a CDS encoding ABC transporter substrate-binding protein, translating into MRQPSVRARRVAAASVSLVLAAGAAACGPKDNDAKGAGGDSTPHKGGTLTVLNANPQQDFDPARLYTSGGGNVPSLVFRTLTTRNRENGAAGAKVVPDLATDTGRPNKDATEWTYTLKEGLKYEDGTAITSADIKYGIERSFAPELSGGAPYLRDWLTGAADYQGPYKDKKGLDAIETPDERTIVFHLNKPEGEFPYLATQTQFTPVPKSKDTGTKYEEHPVSSGPYKVVRNDNDGERLVLERNPHWSAATDAERKAHPDKIDVRSGLDSSVINQRLSASQGADAAAVTTDTNLGPAELAKVTGDKDLASRVGTGHFGYTNYIAFNPKTKPFDDVKVRQAISYAIDRSSVVNAAGGSALAEPATTFLPDQKSFGYTPYDLFPAGKAGDPAKARALLKDAGYAKGLTVTLTHSNAKDFETSPEIATAIQDALKKAGITVKLQGLEENDYSDKIHNVKTEPGFFLAHWGADWPSGGPFLAPIFDGRQIVKDGANFNTGLLNDKSVNTEIDAINKLTDLDQAARRWGALDEKIGEKALTVPLFHPVYKRLYGEDVKNIVISDWTGVLDISQVAVK; encoded by the coding sequence ATGCGCCAACCGTCCGTCAGAGCGCGCCGCGTGGCCGCGGCATCCGTCAGCCTGGTCCTGGCAGCGGGTGCCGCCGCCTGCGGGCCCAAGGACAACGATGCCAAGGGCGCCGGCGGCGACTCCACGCCGCACAAGGGCGGCACCCTCACCGTCCTGAACGCCAATCCCCAGCAGGACTTCGACCCGGCCCGGCTGTACACCTCCGGCGGCGGCAACGTCCCGTCCCTGGTCTTCCGCACGCTCACCACCCGCAACCGCGAGAACGGCGCCGCCGGCGCGAAGGTCGTCCCCGACCTCGCCACCGACACCGGGCGTCCCAACAAGGACGCGACCGAGTGGACGTACACCCTGAAGGAGGGCCTGAAGTACGAGGACGGCACCGCCATCACCTCGGCCGACATCAAGTACGGCATCGAGCGCTCCTTCGCCCCCGAGCTGTCGGGCGGCGCCCCCTACCTGCGGGACTGGCTGACCGGGGCCGCCGACTACCAGGGCCCGTACAAGGACAAGAAGGGCCTCGACGCGATCGAGACGCCGGACGAGCGGACCATCGTCTTCCATCTGAACAAGCCCGAGGGCGAGTTCCCCTACCTCGCCACGCAGACGCAGTTCACCCCCGTCCCGAAGAGCAAGGACACCGGCACGAAGTACGAGGAGCACCCGGTCTCCTCCGGGCCCTACAAGGTCGTGCGGAACGACAACGACGGGGAGCGGCTGGTCCTGGAGCGCAACCCGCACTGGTCCGCCGCGACCGACGCCGAGCGCAAGGCCCACCCGGACAAGATCGACGTACGGTCCGGGCTCGACTCGTCCGTGATCAACCAGCGGCTGTCCGCGTCCCAGGGAGCGGATGCCGCCGCGGTCACCACGGACACGAACCTCGGCCCGGCCGAACTGGCCAAGGTCACCGGGGACAAGGACCTCGCCTCGCGCGTCGGCACCGGGCACTTCGGCTACACCAACTACATCGCGTTCAACCCGAAGACCAAGCCGTTCGACGACGTCAAGGTGCGGCAGGCGATCTCGTACGCCATCGACCGGTCCTCCGTGGTGAACGCCGCGGGCGGTTCCGCCCTGGCCGAGCCCGCCACCACCTTCCTGCCCGACCAGAAATCCTTCGGCTACACGCCCTACGACCTCTTCCCGGCGGGCAAGGCCGGCGACCCGGCGAAGGCCAGGGCGCTGCTGAAGGACGCCGGGTACGCGAAGGGCCTCACCGTCACGCTGACGCACTCCAACGCCAAGGACTTCGAGACCAGCCCCGAGATCGCGACCGCCATCCAGGACGCCCTCAAGAAGGCCGGCATCACCGTCAAGCTCCAGGGCCTGGAGGAGAACGACTACTCCGACAAGATCCACAACGTGAAGACCGAGCCCGGCTTCTTCCTCGCCCACTGGGGTGCCGACTGGCCCTCCGGAGGGCCGTTCCTCGCCCCGATCTTCGACGGCCGGCAGATCGTCAAGGACGGCGCGAACTTCAACACGGGCCTGCTGAACGACAAGTCGGTCAACACCGAGATCGACGCGATCAACAAGCTGACCGATCTCGACCAGGCCGCCCGGCGGTGGGGCGCACTGGACGAGAAGATCGGCGAGAAGGCCCTGACCGTCCCGCTGTTCCACCCCGTCTACAAGCGCCTGTACGGCGAGGACGTCAAGAACATCGTGATCAGCGACTGGACCGGTGTGCTGGACATCTCGCAGGTCGCGGTGAAGTGA
- a CDS encoding Ms4533A family Cys-rich leader peptide has translation MSPRHVSVRAAIELALIGVTPLCVADIHCC, from the coding sequence ATGTCGCCCCGTCACGTCTCCGTTCGCGCCGCCATCGAGCTGGCGCTCATCGGCGTGACCCCGCTCTGCGTGGCCGACATTCACTGTTGCTGA
- a CDS encoding alpha/beta fold hydrolase — MTSHPAFPPPPGARAYALRTSRGEFAVVDSSPSPEAGGEERGVVLMLPGFTGSKEDFRLLHEPLAQRGYRVVAVDGRGQHESTGPLDDESVYAQRELARDVLAQAAALGGPVHLVGHSLGGQIARAAVLLDHSPFVSFTLVSSGPAEISVSQQQRVKLLRDALAVLSMAEVWEAIEAMGPPEEVGGPARGLGDQDQLRRRWLGHSPAQLLATGRQLCTEPDRVAELAAVPLPFHVLSGTHDDTWPVAILDDMALRLDAHRTVITGAEHSPNADQPLPTAHALADFWDGLGRP, encoded by the coding sequence GTGACCAGCCACCCCGCCTTCCCTCCGCCCCCCGGCGCCCGCGCCTACGCCCTGCGCACCTCGCGCGGTGAGTTCGCCGTCGTCGACTCGTCGCCGTCGCCGGAGGCGGGTGGGGAGGAGCGCGGAGTCGTCCTGATGCTGCCCGGGTTCACCGGCAGCAAGGAGGACTTCAGGCTGCTCCATGAGCCGCTCGCACAGCGGGGGTACCGGGTCGTCGCCGTGGACGGGCGGGGGCAGCACGAGTCGACGGGTCCCCTGGACGACGAGTCCGTCTACGCGCAGCGGGAGCTCGCGCGGGACGTGCTCGCGCAGGCCGCGGCGCTGGGCGGGCCCGTGCACCTGGTGGGGCATTCGCTCGGCGGGCAGATCGCCCGTGCGGCCGTGCTGCTCGACCACTCCCCGTTCGTCTCGTTCACCCTGGTCTCGTCCGGCCCGGCGGAGATCTCCGTCTCCCAGCAACAGCGTGTGAAGCTGCTGCGGGACGCGCTCGCCGTGCTGTCGATGGCGGAGGTGTGGGAGGCCATCGAGGCCATGGGGCCGCCGGAGGAAGTCGGCGGGCCGGCCCGCGGCCTCGGCGACCAGGACCAGTTGCGGCGCCGCTGGCTGGGCCACAGCCCGGCCCAACTGCTGGCGACCGGGCGCCAGTTGTGCACCGAGCCGGACCGCGTGGCCGAACTCGCCGCGGTCCCGCTGCCGTTCCACGTCCTGTCGGGTACGCACGACGACACCTGGCCGGTGGCGATCCTGGACGACATGGCCCTGCGACTGGACGCGCACCGCACGGTCATCACCGGGGCCGAGCACTCCCCCAACGCCGACCAGCCGCTCCCGACGGCCCACGCCCTCGCCGACTTCTGGGACGGCCTGGGACGGCCGTAG
- a CDS encoding TetR/AcrR family transcriptional regulator codes for MTAIEQTEAVRPRGTRLPRRARRNQLLGAAQEVFVAQGYHAAAMDDIAERAGVSKPVLYQHFPGKLDLYLALLDQHCESLIQSVRNALASTTDNKQRVRATMDAYFAYVEDDGGAFRLVFESDLTNEPAVRERVDKVTNECAEAICDVIAEDTGLSRAESMLLASGLGGLAQVVARSWLHSDRSVPRDQAVQLLTSLAWRGIAGFPLHGLDQPHH; via the coding sequence GTGACAGCCATCGAGCAGACAGAGGCGGTTCGCCCGCGGGGCACACGCCTGCCACGCCGTGCCCGACGCAACCAGCTCCTGGGTGCCGCCCAGGAGGTCTTCGTGGCCCAGGGCTACCACGCGGCGGCGATGGACGACATCGCGGAGCGCGCGGGCGTCAGCAAGCCGGTGCTCTACCAGCACTTCCCGGGCAAGCTCGACCTCTATCTCGCGCTGCTGGACCAGCACTGCGAGTCGCTCATCCAGTCCGTACGGAACGCGCTTGCGTCGACGACCGACAACAAGCAGCGCGTCCGGGCGACGATGGACGCCTACTTCGCCTACGTCGAGGACGACGGCGGCGCGTTCCGCCTGGTCTTCGAGTCGGACCTGACGAACGAGCCCGCCGTGCGCGAGCGCGTCGACAAGGTCACGAACGAGTGCGCGGAGGCGATCTGCGACGTCATCGCCGAGGACACCGGCCTGTCGCGCGCGGAGTCGATGCTGCTCGCCTCGGGCCTGGGCGGCCTCGCCCAGGTGGTGGCGCGGTCCTGGCTGCACAGCGACCGCAGCGTGCCGCGCGACCAGGCCGTGCAGCTGCTCACCTCGCTGGCGTGGCGCGGCATCGCCGGCTTCCCGCTGCACGGCTTGGACCAGCCGCACCACTGA
- a CDS encoding DEAD/DEAH box helicase: MTLPVALSGKDVIGQAKTGTGKTLGFGLPLLERVTVPADVEAGRAKPEDLTDAPQALIVVPTRELCTQVTNDLQTAGKARNVRVLAIYGGRAYEPQVEALKKGIDVVVGTPGRLLDLAGQKKLNLKHVKCLVLDEADEMLDLGFLPDVEKIINMLPVRRQTMLFSATMPGAVIGLARRYMSQPTHISATSPDDAGATVANTKQFIYRAHNMDKPEMVSRILQADGRGLVMVFCRTKRTAADLADQLKQRGFASGAVHGDLGQGAREQALRAFRNGKVDVLVCTDVAARGIDVEGVTHVINYQSPEEEKTYLHRIGRTGRAGAKGTAITLVDWDDIPRWQLINKALDLGFSDPPETYSTSPHFYTDLGIPEGTKGVLPRSERTRAGLDAEELEDLGEPGGRGPRGRGGRGGRGDRDESRSADRERSSRTPRRRRRTRGGAALDGAPESTGATAPDTTATGGAAEADAVTAPRTPRRRRRTRGGAQSEQAQVAAVESPASEQAETAVATAEGTATVTEAAETAEKPRRRRTRRSETPAAETEAAVTPSATESAIVAEAPATAEAALPEAAAKPRRRTRKATASAAETAVDTAEGTPESTPEPTETKPRRTRKTAAKAEASVDTAEASEAKPRRTRKAAAAVEDATAETAEAKPRRTRKATTAAETALDTAEATEAKPRRRTRKTAESAETAGTPTAATVEAPDAAEAKPRRTRKAAAPAEAAVDTAEGTEAKPRRRTRKAAEAAPAVAEIPAQTAQEPEAAEAKPRRTRKTAAAAPDAEAVEAKPRRTRKSAAPAEAAVDTAEGTEAKPRRRTRKAAEPTEIPAQADQEPEAAAKPRRTRKATTAAAAAASEDAAEAKPRARRTRKAAATAEPTEG, encoded by the coding sequence ATGACGCTTCCCGTCGCCCTCTCGGGCAAGGACGTCATCGGCCAGGCCAAGACCGGCACCGGCAAGACGCTGGGCTTCGGCCTCCCGCTCCTCGAGCGCGTCACCGTCCCCGCCGACGTCGAGGCCGGGCGCGCCAAGCCCGAGGACCTCACCGACGCCCCGCAGGCACTCATCGTCGTCCCCACGCGCGAGCTGTGCACGCAGGTCACCAACGACCTCCAGACCGCGGGCAAGGCACGCAACGTGCGCGTCCTCGCCATCTACGGCGGCCGGGCCTACGAGCCCCAGGTCGAGGCCCTGAAGAAGGGCATCGACGTGGTCGTCGGCACCCCGGGCCGGCTGCTCGACCTCGCCGGGCAGAAGAAGCTGAACCTGAAGCACGTGAAGTGCCTGGTTCTCGACGAGGCCGACGAGATGCTCGACCTGGGCTTCCTGCCCGACGTCGAGAAGATCATCAACATGCTTCCGGTGCGGCGTCAGACCATGCTGTTCTCGGCCACCATGCCGGGCGCGGTCATCGGCCTGGCCCGCCGCTACATGTCGCAGCCCACGCACATCAGCGCCACCTCCCCGGACGACGCGGGCGCGACGGTCGCGAACACGAAGCAGTTCATCTACCGCGCGCACAACATGGACAAGCCCGAGATGGTGTCGCGCATACTGCAGGCCGACGGCCGGGGACTCGTCATGGTCTTCTGCCGCACCAAGCGCACGGCGGCCGACCTGGCCGACCAGCTCAAGCAGCGCGGCTTCGCCTCCGGCGCGGTCCACGGCGACCTCGGCCAGGGCGCCCGCGAGCAGGCCCTGCGCGCCTTCCGCAACGGCAAGGTGGACGTGCTCGTCTGCACCGACGTCGCCGCCCGTGGCATCGACGTCGAGGGCGTGACACACGTCATCAACTACCAGTCGCCGGAAGAGGAGAAGACGTACCTGCACCGCATCGGCCGGACCGGTCGCGCGGGCGCGAAGGGTACGGCGATCACCCTGGTCGACTGGGACGACATCCCGCGCTGGCAGCTGATCAACAAGGCGCTGGACCTGGGCTTCAGCGACCCGCCGGAGACGTACTCCACGTCTCCGCACTTCTACACCGACCTCGGCATCCCCGAGGGCACGAAGGGCGTTCTGCCGCGCTCGGAGCGTACGCGCGCCGGGCTGGACGCGGAGGAGCTCGAGGACCTGGGCGAGCCGGGCGGCCGCGGACCGCGCGGACGCGGCGGCCGGGGTGGCCGCGGCGACCGGGACGAGTCCCGTTCGGCCGACCGCGAGCGCTCGTCGCGTACGCCGCGTCGCCGCCGCCGTACCCGTGGCGGGGCCGCGCTGGACGGGGCGCCGGAGTCCACCGGCGCCACCGCACCGGACACCACGGCCACCGGCGGTGCCGCCGAGGCGGACGCCGTGACGGCTCCGCGCACGCCGCGTCGCCGTCGCCGCACCCGCGGTGGGGCGCAGTCCGAGCAGGCTCAGGTCGCGGCGGTCGAGTCCCCGGCGTCCGAGCAGGCGGAGACCGCCGTCGCCACGGCGGAGGGCACGGCCACGGTGACGGAAGCCGCTGAGACCGCTGAGAAGCCGCGTCGGCGCCGTACGCGCCGATCGGAGACGCCGGCGGCGGAGACCGAGGCCGCGGTGACGCCGTCGGCCACGGAGTCGGCGATCGTCGCCGAGGCCCCGGCCACCGCGGAAGCTGCGCTGCCCGAGGCCGCCGCCAAGCCGCGTCGCCGCACCCGCAAGGCCACGGCGTCCGCCGCCGAGACGGCGGTCGACACGGCCGAGGGGACCCCCGAGTCCACGCCGGAGCCGACGGAGACGAAGCCGCGCCGCACCCGCAAGACGGCCGCTAAGGCCGAGGCGAGCGTCGACACGGCCGAGGCGTCCGAGGCCAAGCCGCGCCGCACGCGCAAGGCAGCGGCCGCGGTGGAGGACGCCACCGCCGAAACGGCAGAGGCGAAGCCCAGGCGTACGCGCAAGGCGACGACGGCGGCCGAGACCGCGCTCGACACGGCGGAGGCCACCGAGGCCAAGCCGCGCCGCCGCACCCGCAAGACCGCCGAGAGCGCCGAGACCGCGGGTACGCCCACGGCCGCCACGGTCGAGGCTCCCGACGCCGCGGAGGCGAAGCCCCGTCGCACCCGCAAGGCCGCCGCCCCGGCTGAGGCCGCCGTGGACACGGCCGAGGGCACGGAGGCCAAACCGCGCCGCCGCACCCGTAAGGCAGCCGAGGCCGCCCCGGCCGTCGCCGAGATCCCGGCCCAGACGGCTCAGGAGCCGGAGGCCGCCGAGGCCAAGCCGCGCCGGACGCGCAAGACCGCTGCCGCTGCCCCGGACGCGGAGGCCGTCGAGGCCAAGCCGCGCCGGACGCGGAAGTCCGCCGCCCCGGCGGAGGCCGCCGTCGACACGGCCGAGGGCACGGAGGCCAAACCGCGCCGCCGCACCCGTAAGGCAGCCGAGCCCACCGAGATCCCCGCACAGGCGGATCAGGAGCCGGAGGCCGCCGCCAAGCCGCGCCGTACGCGCAAGGCGACCACGGCCGCCGCGGCCGCTGCTTCGGAGGACGCGGCGGAGGCGAAGCCCAGGGCCCGCCGCACCCGCAAGGCCGCCGCCACCGCGGAGCCCACGGAGGGCTGA